A part of Phaenicophaeus curvirostris isolate KB17595 chromosome 29, BPBGC_Pcur_1.0, whole genome shotgun sequence genomic DNA contains:
- the SLC27A3 gene encoding long-chain fatty acid transport protein 3, protein MALALLAALAALALLLQRALLPHLWWDVRFALRAARCRRRARRGPGGSVAARFLRAARAAPARPFLRAAGGAEEPYGRAAARVARVANALRGRAGPGRTVGLLVGNEPRFVWAWLGLAALGARPAFLGTALRGAALRHCLRAARASALLTAPELFAVVEPILPSLREDGIAVWVLGSGPYPDGVVALQELLDAASEELEPEDVWEPEDMNETCLYIFTSGTTGLPKAARVSHLKSIMCLSFYELVGASSQDVIYLALPLYHMAGSLLGIVGCIGIGATCVLKEKFSASQFWDDCRAEGVTVFQYIGELCRYLVNQPPRPGEREHGLRLAVGSGLRPDVWRSFLQRFGAIRIVETYGMTEGNVTLFNYTGTPGAVGRSSFIYKLFSPFEIVRYDVSKGAPVRDAAGRCIRVGTGETGLLIAPVTPRTPFLGYAGSRELSEQKLLRGVFAEGDTYFSTGDLMEQDAAQFVRFRDRTGDTYRWKGENVATTEVAEALMAHESLQEATVYGVTVPGHEGRAGMAALVLHPGCHLDGPAIYRHVEQLLPPYAWPRFLRLQEHLAMTETFKQQKVRLAQEGFDPARVPDPLFVLDESTKAYVPLSPSLCQSVLDGRLRI, encoded by the exons ATGGCGCTGGCGCTGCTGGCGGCGCTGGCGGCGCtggcgctgctgctgcagcGGGCGCTGCTGCCGCACCTGTGGTGGGACGTGCGGTTCGCGCTGCGGGCGGCGCGGTGCCGGCGGCGGGCCCGGCGCGGCCCGGGGGGCAGCGTGGCGGCGCGGTTCCTGCGGGCGGCGCGGGCGGCCCCGGCGCGGCCGTTCctgcgggcggcggggggcgccgAGGAGCCGtacgggcgggcggcggcgcgggtGGCGCGGGTGGCGAACGCGCTGCGGGGCCGCGCGGGGCCCGGCCGCAccgtggggctgctggtgggCAACGAGCCGCGCTTCGTGTGGGCCTGGCTGGGGCTGGCGGCGCTCGGAGCGCGGCCCGCCTTCCTCGGCACCGCGCTCCGCGGCGCCGCGCTCCGCCACTGCCTCCGGGCCGCGCGGGCCTCCGCGCTGCTCACCGCGcccg AGCTGTTTGCGGTGGTGGAGCCCATCCTGCCCAGCCTGCGCGAGGACGGCATCGCCGTGTGGGTGCTGGGCTCGGGGCCGTACCCCGACGGCGTCGTGgccctgcaggagctgctggacgCGGCCTCGGAGGAGCTGGAGCCCGAGGACGTCTGGGAGCCCGAGGACATGAACGAAACTTGCCTCTACATCTTCACCTCCGGCACCACCG gtctccccaaagccgcCCGCGTCTCCCACCTCAAGTCCATCATGTGCCTGAGCTTCTATGAGCTGGTGGGAGCCTCCAGCCAGGACGTGATCTACCTGGCGCTGCCGCTCTACCACATGGCCGGGTCCCTCCTGGGCATCGTCGGCTGCATCGGCATCG GAGCCACTTGTGTCTTGAAGGAGAAGTTCTCAGCCAGCCAGTTCTGGGACGATTGCCGCGCCGAGGGCGTCACCGTCTTCCAATACATCGGGGAGCTCTGCCGCTACCTGGTCAACCAGCCCCCG CGCCCCGGGGAGCGGGAGCACGGGCTGCGGCTGGCGGTGGGCAGCGGGCTGCGCCCCGACGTCTGGCGGAGCTTCCTGCAGCGCTTCGGGGCCATTCGCATCGTGGAGACCTACGGCATGACCGAGGGCAACGTCACCCTCTTCAACTACACGGGGACGCCGGGGGCCGTGGGGCGCAGCAGCTTCATCTACAAG CTCTTCTCGCCCTTCGAGATCGTGCGCTACGACGTCAGCAAAGGGGCTCCAGTGCGGGACGCGGCCGGGCGCTGCATCCGCGTGGGGACAG GTGAGACAGGGCTGCTGATCGCGCCCGTGACCCCCCGGACCCCGTTTCTGGGCTACGCCGGCAGCCGGGAGCTGTCGGAGCAGAAGCTGCTGCGAGGGGTCTTCGCCGAGGGGGACACCTACTTCAGCACCGGAGACCTGATGGAGCAGGACGCGGCCCAGTTCGTCCGCTTCCGCGACCGCACCGGGGACACCTACAG GTGGAAAGGCGAGAACGTGGCCACCACAGAGGTGGCCGAAGCCCTGATGGCTCACGAGTCCCTACAAGAAGCCACGGTCTACGGCGTCACCGTGCCAG GGCACGAGGGTCGCGCGGGGATGGCGGCTCTGGTGCTGCACCCCGGCTGCCACCTGGATGGCCCCGCGATCTATCGGCACGTGGAGCAGCTCCTGCCGCCCTACGCCTGGCCCCGTTTCCTCCGCCTGCAG GAGCACCTGGCGATGACAGAGACCTTCAAGCAGCAGAAGGTGCGGCTGGCTCAGGAGGGCTTCGACCCGGCTCGTGTCCCCGACCCGCTCTTCGTGCTGGATGAAAGCACCAAAGCCTACGTGCCCCTCAGCCCTTCGCTCTGCCAGAGCGTCCTGGACGGGCGCCTCCGCATTTAG